One window of the Entelurus aequoreus isolate RoL-2023_Sb linkage group LG18, RoL_Eaeq_v1.1, whole genome shotgun sequence genome contains the following:
- the LOC133633989 gene encoding bromodomain-containing protein 4-like isoform X2 produces the protein MATCCHGRESSEEWNGLRGITPVPPAPARSHLPPLTARPLLTTTVMGDGLEPGSSHNPPFTQQPLPLIPLPPEISDSSRPKRQTNQLQYLLKVVLKTLWKHQFAWPFQAPVDAIKLQLPDYYKIIKTPMDMGTIKKRLENHFYKNAQECIHDFNTMFTNCYIYNKPSDDIVLMAKALEKLFLQKITEMPQEETEIAVVSKGRRGIKREPALITMSESGQELSPSNTTHTRVFSTPSTLSQTHHSPTPPVLAQPPRVPPTPTAHAPHLGPPYPLSTAGVMPQGTTSVPPLAITHPGLHPGQMLQSPALIKQRKSQKRKADTTTPTANDQLSELSPISVEIRPRRENSRPSKQPKRDPLQPDSQHHPGGGLETGGMLTPKRQDQLHSCAQLVKEMLSKKHFAYAWPFYLPVDSKALGLHDYHDIIKHPMDLSTVKKKLDNRQYRDAQEFAADVRVMFSNCYKYNPPGHDVVAMARKLQDVFEMRFAKMPDEPEEPASVPTPSSALHPAPSTRQVPPPPNVSEDDSSSLSESESSVADSDQERQQRLAVLQEQLKAVHEQLAALSQPQVCKPKKKERDKKEKKKEKHKKKIGAEEPPEAAMLQISKKSKSNKDPLAAKKERKKPGKKEGIKNSRPAVPPQTGPTPLVPSASLEADDDMVSAISCTSSDLFGGAAAVGGKPMSYEEKRQLSLDINKLPGDKLGRVVHIIQTREPSMKNSNPDEIEIDFETLKPSTLRELEKYVSSCLKRKKKSSEKPLEMTNVTKLKTGSSSSGTSDSSDSDDSDNGLVPKQQKTLSNKDTKRPQQLSVASTAGPVAPQHPVVQTKLPFVPPSHVPVSVPALESSQLLTAGFDPLAHFMNPHMTQPNTEPSPVLTTPCPALTSGLLNVNTPSAPTPTEPHPFLNQHPIIPSPAIHNALPQQPARPSNHAAPLPPKNSQPPPSTAPPLPVSSHQLQSTLPLPLPQPVSRPRVPSPPSHGILGTLSAQPPQALLEDDEEPTPTTDDTPHLSQVQNFLQSLQPRLSVQNQPLHAHSPVQSAPHLVPSMHTQAVMSSAPVTLQRHSSGHVHAQHSFPHTFATAVQQQKGATLQQKLQQLQQHQQQPSPRIKGEPFSTGKTGCLRDSPSPLMMHSPLMPHFQTGSPSQIKKNDQRSNLVGVREEKPSHSPVLPPSPFSPAMRLDTQKPESKHKLEVKSSDGSRSISRLPDTLVQPCPQQDTKVKQESKTSVGPKRTPDVKLKNMGSWASLAQRSQSTPASAVRSSSDSFEQFRRAAREKEEREKQLKAQAEQARREQEKLRRDDEDTVEHSRRTQDDGRRRHEQLQQQQQQQQSPLAATPPASTPPTQSPQAPPIQPPAPPPTSSAAQNALDQQREMARRREQERRRREATDTIDINFQSDLMASFEENLF, from the exons GACTACTATAAGATCATCAAAACCCCCATGGACATGGGCACCATAAAGAAGCGTCTGGAGAACCACTTCTACAAAAATGCCCAGGAGTGTATTCACGACTTCAACACGATGTTTACTAACTGCTACATCTACAATAAG CCTTCCGATGACATCGTATTAATGGCCAAAGCCTTGGAGAAGCTCTTTCTCCAGAAGATCACGGAGATGCCACAGGAGGAGACGGAGATTGCTGTGGTCTCTAAGGGACGCCGCGGCATCAAACGGGAGCCAG CTCTGATCACCATGTCCGAATCAGGCCAAGAGTTATCTCCCTCAAACACCACCCATACACGAGTCTTTTCAACTCCTTCGACTCTGTCACAGACCCATCACTCTCCAACCCCTCCTGTTCTGGCCCAGCCCCCACGCGTGCCTCCTACACCCACAGCTCATGCACCTCATCTAGGACCCCCGTACCCTCTCTCAACAGCAGGCGTCATGCCCCAGGGTACGACCTCTGTCCCCCCTCTGGCTATCACACACCCAGGCCTCCATCCTGGCCAGATGCTGCAGAGTCCTGCACTTATTAAG CAAAGGAAGAGCCAGAAGAGGAAAGCAGATACCACCACGCCCACAGCAAACGACCAGCTCAGCGAATTGTCGCCCATCTCGGTGGAGATTCGACCGCGCCGAGAGAACAGCCGCCCATCAAAGCAGCCTAAGCGAGACCCGTTGCAGCCGGACTCCCAGCACCACCCAGGCGGCGGGTTGGAGACGGGAGGCATGTTGACGCCCAAGCGGCAGGATCAGTTACATTCCTGTGCCCAGCTAGTCAAAGAGATGCTGTCAAAGAAGCACTTTGCATATGCTTGGCCCTTCTACTTGCCCGTCGACTCAAAAGCTCTTGGCCTTCACGactaccatgacatcatcaagcacCCCATGGACCTGAGCACTGTCAAG AAAAAACTGGACAACCGGCAGTACAGAGACGCTCAAGAGTTTGCAGCGGACGTGCGGGTGATGTTCTCCAACTGTTACAAATATAATCCACCAGGCCACGATGTGGTGGCCATGGCGCGCAAACTACAG GACGTCTTTGAGATGCGTTTTGCCAAGATGCCCGATGAGCCGGAAGAGCCCGCCTCCGTTCCCACGCCGTCATCTGCCCTCCACCCCGCCCCCTCCACTCGGCAGGTACCGCCACCTCCCAATGTCTCGGAAGATGACAGCTCCAGTTTGTCTGAATCAGAGTCCTCAGTGGCAGACTCTGATCAAGAGAGGCAGCAGCGACTCGCTGTGTTGCAGGAACAG ctCAAGGCTGTTCACGAGCAGTTGGCCGCGCTCTCTCAGCCTCAGGTCTGCAAGCCCAAGAAGAAAGAGCGAGacaaaaaggagaagaagaaggaaaagcacAAGAAGAAGATTGGAGCAGAGGAGCCCCCAGAGGCCGCCATGCTTCAGATTTCCAAGAAGAGCAAAAGCAACAAAGACCCGCTGGCTGCAAAAAAGGAGAGGAAAAAACCTGG TAAGAAAGAAGGCATCAAAAACAGTCGTCCTGCCGTGCCCCCTCAAACTGGGCCCACCCCTCTCGTCCCCTCAGCCTCCCTTGAAGCGGACGATGACATGG TGTCAGCCATCTCCTGCACCTCCTCAGATTTATTTGGGGGAGCGGCCGCTGTCGGGGGCAAGCCCATGTCCTACGAAGAGAAGCGCCAGCTAAGCCTGGACATCAACAAGTTGCCCGGTGACAAACTGGGCCGCGTTGTGCACATAATTCAAACGCGTGAGCCCTCCATGAAAAATTCCAACCCGGATGAGATCGAGATCGACTTTGAGACGCTTAAGCCTTCCACGCTGCGAGAGCTGGAGAAGTACGTCTCCAGCTGCCTCAAGAGGAAGAAGAAGTCGTCAG AAAAGCCTCTGgaaatgacaaatgtcaccaagtTAAAGACAGGATCTTCATCCTCAGGCACCAGTGACTCCTCTGATAGTGACGACTCTGACAATG GGCTGGTTCCCAAACAGCAGAAGACTCTGTCAAACAAGGACACCAAAAGGCCGCAACAGCTGTCTGTCGCCAGCACCGCCGGCCCCGTCGCTCCGCAGCATCCAGTAGTCCAGACCAAACTGCCATTTGTCCCTCCTTCCCATGTTCCAGTCTCTGTCCCTGCTCTGGAGTCATCACAGTTGCTGACCGCTGGATTTGACCCTTTGGCCCACTTTATGAACCCTCACATGACACAGCCCAACACTGAGCCCAGTCCAGTCCTTACCACCCCTTGCCCCGCCCTCACCTCTGGTCTCCTCAACGTAAACACACCTAGTGCGCCGACACCCACTGAGCCGCACCCGTTTTTAAATCAACATCCCATCATACCTTCACCGG CCATCCATAACGCTCTCCCCCAGCAACCAGCAAGACCCAGCAACCATGCCGCGCCACTTCCTCCTAAGAACTCTCAGCCACCGCCATCCACGGCCCCCCCTCTGCCTGTGTCCTCACATCAGCTTCAGAGCACTCTTCCTCTCCCGCTCCCTCAGCCCGTTTCACGCCCCCGTGTACCTTCGCCTCCGTCGCATGGCATCTTGGGAACCCTCTCTGCTCAACCTCCGCAAGCCCTTCTGGAGGACGACGAAGAGCCGACACCCACCACAGACGACACGCCACACCTCAGCCAGGTCCAAAACTTCTTGCAGTCACTTCAACCGCGGTTATCTGTGCAGAACCAACCGCTGCACGCGCACTCGCCTGTACAAAGCGCACCTCATTTAGTGCCCTCGATGCACACGCAAGCTGTAATGTCGTCCGCCCCTGTGACGTTGCAGCGGCACAGCTCTGGCCACGTTCACGCTCAGCATTCCTTCCCGCACACTTTCGCCACAGCGGTGCAGCAACAGAAGGGGGCGACGCTCCAGCAGAAGCTGCAGCAGCTGCAACAACATCAGCAGCAGCCCTCTCCACGCATCAAAGGCGAGCCTTTCTCTACAGGTAAGACAG GTTGCCTGCGTGACAGCCCCTCACCACTAATGATGCACTCTCCCCTGATGCCTCACTTCCAAACAGGATCTCCCTCACAGATCAAGAAAAAT GATCAGAGATCTAACTTGGTGGGGGTCAGAGAGGAGAAACCCTCCCACTCACCAGTGCTGCCCCCATCCCCGTTCAGCCCTGCCATGCGTCTCGACACACAAAAACCTGAGAGTAAACACA AATTAGAAGTAAAGTCATCGGATGGTTCACGCTCGATTTCTCGCCTTCCTGACACCCTGGTGCAGCCTTGCCCTCAGCAGGACACTAAAGTTAAACAAGAGTCCAAAACGTCCGTCGGCCCCAAGAGGACACCG GACGTGAAGTTAAAGAACATGGGCTCTTGGGCGAGCTTGGCCCAGAGGTCGCAGTCCACACCGGCATCTGCAGTTCGCTCCTCCAGCGATAGCTTCGAGCAGTTTAGACGTGCTGCCAGGGAGAAGGAGGAGCGGGAGAAACAGCTGAAGGCTCAGGCAGAGCAGGCCAGGAGGGAGCAGGAGAAGCTGCG TCGCGACGACGAAGACACTGTGGAGCACTCTCGCCGTACACAGGATGACGGCCGCCGTCGCCATGAACAACTACAGCAACAGCAGCAACAGCAGCAATCACCACTTGCGGCCACGCCTCCGGCTTCTACCCCGCCCACTCAGTCCCCACAAGCTCCACCCATCCAGCCTCCGGCCCCGCCTCCAACTTCCTCAGCTGCACAGAATGCCCTCGACCAACAGAGGGAGATGGCGCGCCGCCGTGAGCAGGAGCGTCGCAGGAGAGAGGCA ACTGACACCATTGACATTAACTTCCAGAGCGACCTGATGGCCAGTTTTGAAGAGAATCTCTTTTAA